The genomic stretch GCCGCTGTGGAAAGCCATTGAGGAATATGTCTCGAACGAGCTTGGGAAGTGATGGGGACCACGTCTGTGGGGCAAGGCGAGTCGTTTGGCGGCACCGGTAGCCTTGCAGGTGGCGAATTTATGTCACCTGTGGGGAACCGGAAGCTTGACGTGAGACGTGGTGGGCTGTCAACCGGCGAAGAGGACCTGCGCATGTGATCCACATGCCGACGAAGCAGTCGCCCATCCTGTGTGAGGCCCTCGTAGGAACGTTTCCCGACCTTCCTGCAGACCTTCACTTGACACCACTTTCCATTATTGGTGAAAGTCCTGAACCACGCGGTCTGGCCGACCTTGAAGTGGCCGTCAAGCTGGGCTTGGGTGTCGGGGGGCGAGTCCTCGTAATGCGGGTGAATTGCGTCCAGGGCAGTCCTCAATTCCCTTCCAAACATTTGTTTGGCTGGCGTCTCCTTGGTTACCGCATGCGCTGTGGTGTGCTGGTTCAGGAGGAATCTCGACAGACGACACTGAATACTTCCTTGGGTGTGTTTCTTCAGGGCCCGCTTTAGCTCCTGAACCATCCTCTCCGCCTGGCCGTTTGTAGCGGGATGATATGGGGCGCTGGTTACGTGGCGGATACCATTGCGGCTGAAGAACGACTTCATCTCGCTGGAGACGAAGGCGGTACCATTATCGCTGACCACGAGTTGCGGAAGTCCGAAAGTTGCAAAGATGGCGCGTAGCGCGTCGATGAGGGTGGAGCTTGTTGCGGTGGACACGGGTCGCACCTCGAGCCACTTCGTGACGGCGTCAACTACAACAAGGTAGGATTGGCCATG from Ornithodoros turicata isolate Travis chromosome 4, ASM3712646v1, whole genome shotgun sequence encodes the following:
- the LOC135392302 gene encoding uncharacterized protein K02A2.6-like, with protein sequence MDLAGPIHGQSYLVVVDAVTKWLEVRPVSTATSSTLIDALRAIFATFGLPQLVVSDNGTAFVSSEMKSFFSRNGIRHVTSAPYHPATNGQAERMVQELKRALKKHTQGSIQCRLSRFLLNQHTTAHAVTKETPAKQMFGRELRTALDAIHPHYEDSPPDTQAQLDGHFKVGQTAWFRTFTNNGKWCQVKVCRKVGKRSYEGLTQDGRLLRRHVDHMRRSSSPVDSPPRLTSSFRFPTGDINSPPARLPVPPNDSPCPTDVVPITSQARSRHIPQWLSTAAEHPPHDDAPLPAAPRDIISGPTSSRGRPLKKPVRFGHSVSD